The genome window GCCGGTCATCAAGCGCGACATCCGCTTCGCCGAGGGACTGGTGCAGTACATGGAGAAGGGGAAGTACGGATACATGGACGGCGACGGAACGGTGGTGATACCAGCTCGTTTCGATTTCGGCTTTTTTTTCAAGAACGGCGAAGCGCCGGTCAAGTACAGGGGCAAATGGGGTATCATAAATAAGAAGGGCGAATTCGTGATAGGGGCCAAATACGGACGGATTGGACGGATGGGATTTGAAGAAGGCCTCTGCGGCGTCCGTATCGGCGGGAAGTGGGGGTTCATCGACCGGAATGAGAAGATCGTCATCAAGCCGCAGTTCTGGCTGGTGGGGCATTTCTCCGACGGGGCCGCCTCGTATGCCGTCAACACCAACCGGAGTGGCCACCCGGTCAAGTACGGGTATATAGACAGGTCCGGGAAGCCCTTCATCCAGGCCCGCCTCGTGCTGACCATGCCGTTTCGCAACGGCTTGGCCGTCGCCCTGCGGACCGCGAGCGAGGGGCGGCACCCCTACATAATCGACAAGCGGTGCCGGGAAATCCTCTGGGACAAATACGGGGCGGAAATGGAACGGATGGACGATGATTATATGATCCTGGCCAGGGAGGGGCAGGGAGGGCTCTATCTAGACCTGAAAACCATGGCGACCCTGTTCGTCATCGATTATCGCTATTATTTCATCAGTCTCCCCGTCAACGGCATCATATACATCTGCTTCGAAAAGAGCAAAGAACGCGCGGAATACG of Spirochaetota bacterium contains these proteins:
- a CDS encoding WG repeat-containing protein, which gives rise to MMRRSLIAVVILMVSSPIYPYFYSEQPVDPDSYYPIVQNGAWGYIDRRGKIVIKPQFETANYFSGGMALVRQGGKYGFINRDGRVVIEPRFALGSYFENGIAVVAVPGPEKYTYRFGTINTKGEYVVRPEKMNIYREGRALFVQDSLNGRLALMLENGRVVTDHAFEEMEIGNTHITEEQNNMDFPEGAPVIKRDIRFAEGLVQYMEKGKYGYMDGDGTVVIPARFDFGFFFKNGEAPVKYRGKWGIINKKGEFVIGAKYGRIGRMGFEEGLCGVRIGGKWGFIDRNEKIVIKPQFWLVGHFSDGAASYAVNTNRSGHPVKYGYIDRSGKPFIQARLVLTMPFRNGLAVALRTASEGRHPYIIDKRCREILWDKYGAEMERMDDDYMILAREGQGGLYLDLKTMATLFVIDYRYYFISLPVNGIIYICFEKSKERAEYGYLDLEGNVIYRYTETGADNIRNGEF